One Ranitomeya variabilis isolate aRanVar5 chromosome 5, aRanVar5.hap1, whole genome shotgun sequence DNA window includes the following coding sequences:
- the ETFRF1 gene encoding electron transfer flavoprotein regulatory factor 1, which translates to MANPLRGEVVQLYKNLLFLGREYPKGEVFFKERLKKAFMKNKDVSDPEKIQELISRGEFVIKELEALYFLRKYRAMKQRYYEDGPGS; encoded by the exons ATGGCGAATCCTTTGCGAGGAGAGGTTGTGCAGCTGTACAAGAAC CTTCTCTTCTTGGGACGAGAATACCCGAAAGGTGAAGTCTTCTTCAAGGAGCGACTGAAGAAAGCCTTCATGAAGAACAAGGACGTCAGCGACCCGGAGAAGATCCAGGAACTCATCTCTCGGGGGGAGTTCGTCATTAAAGAGCTGGAAGCGTTATATTTCCTGCGCAAGTACCGTGCGATGAAGCAGCGATACTACGAGGACGGCCCCGGATCCTAG